One Theropithecus gelada isolate Dixy chromosome 17, Tgel_1.0, whole genome shotgun sequence genomic region harbors:
- the RPL21 gene encoding 60S ribosomal protein L21, with product MTNTKGKRRGTRYMFSRPFRKHGVVPLATYMRIYKKGDIVDIKGMGTVQKGMPHKCYHGKTGRVYNVTQHAVGIVVNKQVKGKILAKRINVRIEHIKHSKSRDSFLKRVKENDQKKKEAKEKGTWVQLKRQPAPPREAHFVRTNGKEPELLEPIPYEFMA from the exons ATGACgaacacaaagggaaagaggagaggcaccCGATATATGTTCTctaggccttttagaaaacatg GAGTTGTTCCTTTGGCCACGTATATGCGAATCTATAAGAAAGGTGATATCGTAGACATCAAG GGAATGGGTACCGTTCAAAAAGGAATGCCCCACAAGTGTTACCATGGCAAAACTGGGAGAGTCTACAACGTTACCCAGCATGCTGTTGGCATTGTTGTAAACAAACAAGTTAA gggcaagattcttgccaagagaattaatgtACGTATTGAGCACATTAAGCATTCTAAGAGCAGAGATAGCTTCCTGAAACGcgtgaaggaaaatgatcagaaaaagaaagaagccaaagagaaaggtacctGGGTTCAACTGAAGCGCCAG cctgctccacccagagaagcacactttgtgagaaccaatgggaaggagcctgagctgctggaacctattccctatgaattcatggcataa
- the RASL11A gene encoding ras-like protein family member 11A isoform X1 → MRPLSMSGHFLLSPIPESSSDYLLPKDIKLAVLGAGRVGKSAMIVRFLTKRFIGDYEPNTGKLYSRLVYVEGDQLSLQIQDTPGGVQIQDSLPQVVDSLSKCVQWAEGFLLVYSITDYDSYLSIRPLYQHIRKVHPDSKAPVIIVGNKGDLLHARQVQTQDGIQLANELGSLFLEISTSENYEDVCDVFQHLCKEVSKMHGLSGERRRASIIPRPRSPNMQDLKRRFKQALSPKVKGPTALG, encoded by the exons ATGCGGCCGCTCAGCATGTCGGGGCACTTTCTGCTCTCACCCATCCCCGAGTCCTCCTCGGACTACCTCCTGCCCAAGGACATCAAACTGGCGGTGCTGGGCGCCGGCCGCGTGGGCAAGAGTG CAATGATCGTGCGCTTCCTGACCAAGAGATTCATTGGCGACTATGAACCGAATACAG GCAAGCTGTATTCACGTCTGGTCTACGTTGAGGGGGACCAGCTCTCCCTGCAGATCCAGGATACTCCCGGGGGCGTCCAG ATCCAAGACAGTCTCCCCCAGGTCGTCGATTCCCTGTCCAAATGCGTGCAGTGGGCCGAGGGCTTTTTACTGGTCTATTCCATCACAGACTACGACAGCTACCTGTCCATCCGACCCCTTTATCAGCACATCCGGAAGGTCCACCCTGACTCTAAAGCCCCTGTCATCATTGTGGGCAACAAGGGGGACCTTTTGCATGCCCGGCAGGTGCAGACACAGGACGGTATTCAGCTAGCCAATGAGCTGGGCAGCCTGTTCCTTGAAATTTCCACTAGCGAAAACTATGAAGATGTCTGTGATGTGTTTCAGCATCTCTGCAAAGAAGTAAGCAAGATGCATGGCCTCAGTGGGGAAAGAAGAAGAGCCTCCATCATCCCTCGGCCCCGCTCTCCCAACATGCAGGACCTGAAGAGACGCTTCAAGCaggctctgtctcccaaagtCAAAGGCCCCACTGCACTGGGGTGA
- the RASL11A gene encoding ras-like protein family member 11A isoform X2: MIVRFLTKRFIGDYEPNTGKLYSRLVYVEGDQLSLQIQDTPGGVQIQDSLPQVVDSLSKCVQWAEGFLLVYSITDYDSYLSIRPLYQHIRKVHPDSKAPVIIVGNKGDLLHARQVQTQDGIQLANELGSLFLEISTSENYEDVCDVFQHLCKEVSKMHGLSGERRRASIIPRPRSPNMQDLKRRFKQALSPKVKGPTALG; encoded by the exons ATGATCGTGCGCTTCCTGACCAAGAGATTCATTGGCGACTATGAACCGAATACAG GCAAGCTGTATTCACGTCTGGTCTACGTTGAGGGGGACCAGCTCTCCCTGCAGATCCAGGATACTCCCGGGGGCGTCCAG ATCCAAGACAGTCTCCCCCAGGTCGTCGATTCCCTGTCCAAATGCGTGCAGTGGGCCGAGGGCTTTTTACTGGTCTATTCCATCACAGACTACGACAGCTACCTGTCCATCCGACCCCTTTATCAGCACATCCGGAAGGTCCACCCTGACTCTAAAGCCCCTGTCATCATTGTGGGCAACAAGGGGGACCTTTTGCATGCCCGGCAGGTGCAGACACAGGACGGTATTCAGCTAGCCAATGAGCTGGGCAGCCTGTTCCTTGAAATTTCCACTAGCGAAAACTATGAAGATGTCTGTGATGTGTTTCAGCATCTCTGCAAAGAAGTAAGCAAGATGCATGGCCTCAGTGGGGAAAGAAGAAGAGCCTCCATCATCCCTCGGCCCCGCTCTCCCAACATGCAGGACCTGAAGAGACGCTTCAAGCaggctctgtctcccaaagtCAAAGGCCCCACTGCACTGGGGTGA